A DNA window from Halichondria panicea chromosome 16, odHalPani1.1, whole genome shotgun sequence contains the following coding sequences:
- the LOC135350543 gene encoding SH2 domain-containing protein 4A-like, producing MIQEILSQMYIAPELLEQLSDEFKEVLFRKMREEQLRRWNEKEQELERRPTKKTAKKINFNLGADGSPWVWVMGEHKDDLPYNELMRRREQEEMDKDRQREVQDRNEAASLAKQERLGIQSLATKFGAMVKFQKPLKKSPGIETTDGPPAQQQLSPNRHLSVARTESQTGSPGSPMPDRRGGSKEEDDEERERTLSRKATIIGLTDEEQSKFEKERTEEVFTSLQRARSISKKRAASVAQNVEKMWQESQKKASEFDRVRRTSFKRAQELTAKSPDIPDKILESIPVDKQKEIIRRMTLERKPRRQAPGAPRGRGGQFRKQSSFVRPGTVPKSTSHVISWFNKNEAPKGVGRERDGSFSIWFHGKLSREGAAKVLEWKPVGSFVVRLSSKIWGYVVSVKTYTACKHFLVDTSSGQYCFVGPKQQRFPTLTTLIKFYKDNPVTWSGQELLLIPVGQEEESMELYRGLYDDEGLSEDILADLTPGVEYQGSTL from the exons ATGATTCAAGAGATTCTTAGCCAGATGTACATTGCCCCAGAGTTGCTTGAGCAGCTATCGGATGAGTTCAAGGAGGTACTGTTCAGGAAGATGAGAGAAGAGCAGCTTCGGCGATGGAATGAGAAGGAACAAGAACTGGAAAGAAGGCCTACCAAGAAAACAGCTAAGAAG ATTAACTTCAATCTGGGTGCTGATGGCAGTCCTTGGGTGTGGGTGATGGGGGAACACAAGGATGATCTACCATACAATGAACTG atGAGACGCAGAGAGCAGGAGGAGATGGACAAGGACAGACAGAGGGAGGTTCAGGACAGAAACGAAGCAGCCTCACTGGCCAAACAGGAGAGGCTGGGAATACAGTCACTGGCCA CCAAGTTTGGAGCTATGGTGAAATTCCAGAAACCCCTCAAGAAAAGTCCTGGAATTGAAACAACTGATGGACCTCCAGCACAGCAGCAGCTTTCACC TAACCGTCACTTGAGTGTGGCTCGTACTGAGTCTCAGACAGGATCGCCTGGATCTCCGATGCCTGACAGGAggggaggcagcaaagaagaAGATGACGAAGAAAGAGAGCGGACACTGTCCAGAAAAGCCACCATTATTGG GTTGACTGACGAAGAACAGAGCAAGTTTGAGAAGGAGAGGACAGAGGAAGTGTTCACTAGCCTCCAGAGAGCACGGTCCATCAGCAAGAAGAGGGCTGCTAGTGTGGCACAAAACGTGGAG AAAATGTGGCAAGAGTCTCAAAAGAAAGCCAGCGAATTTGATAGGGTTCGAAGAACTTCATTCAAGAGAGCTCAAGAGTTGACAGCCAAGAGTCCTGATATACCAGACAAGATACTGGAGAGTATTCCGGTGGACAAGCAGAAGGAGATCATACGACGCATGACACTCGAGAGGAAGCCACGCAG acaaGCCCCTGGGGCTCCAAGAGGTCGTGGCGGCCAGTTCAGGAAGCAGTCCTCTTTCGTCCGACCAGGGACAGTCCCCAAGTCAACATCTCACGTGATCTCATGGTTTAACAAGAATGAAGCGCCCAAAGGCGTAGGACGAGAGAGAGATGGGTCCTTCAGTATTTGGTTCCATG GCAAGCTGAGCAGAGAGGGAGCTGCTAAAGTACTCGAGTGGAAACCAGTCGGAAGTTTTGTTGTGCGATTGAGCAGCAAGATCTGGGGCTATGTCGTATCAGTTAAGA catacactgcctgcaagCACTTCCTCGTTGATACCAGCTCTGGTCAGTACTGTTTCGTGGGTCCAAAGCAGCAGAGATTCCCAACTCTGACGACTTTAATCAAGTTCTACAA AGATAATCCAGTGACATGGAGTGGTCAGGAGCTGCTGCTGATTCCAGTGGGTCAAGAGGAGGAGAGCATGGAGCTGTATCGTGGACTGTATGATGATGAGGGTCTCAGTGAAGACATTCTAGCTGACCTCACACCAGGAGTGGAGTATCAGGGGTCAACACTGTAG
- the LOC135350547 gene encoding uncharacterized protein LOC135350547 — protein sequence MMRVMRLLRCFILPVVGTMSLGLLLCSLIMSADHSPHHPSRQVVLKQSANQVHTYIPPSPNMSADHSPHHPSRQVVLKQSANQLHTYIPPSPNRREKHFPFRSDFSFPQPRVMKPLTEIDSSKFLRDLRQFLLGYKLKKPLALITSNDKYVDVLLNWLISATVRSGLPLESIVVFSLDTKIHALLTKRGIPSILTLPAELLRQDFNFNKTFEEIMMVRLAVMRIVSHFGFDVVMYDTDAIILKDPQPLYNRLHGDDIIGSVGRIPYDLLAEWGITICIGVVLIRSSPAIENYWNSMNDICVESVDDQTKLNCGLKALNIRWVNNDTSFYNTTIQGATTVQGATTVQGATTVQGATTVQGATTSRLVNVSILQYDLVCRKDKCAANKRALYYIWHKGGDRSRKKKLAGARDGQTWFLKHQWQLLRNNLIGVEWLESICYPGVTHG from the exons ATGATGCGTGTGATGCGACTGCTCAGATGTTTCATACTGCCAGTGGTTGGAACCATGTCCCTCGGACTGCTACTCTGCAGCCTCATCATGTCAGCTGACCACTCACCCCACCATCCCTCACGCCAAGTCGTACTCAAGCAGTCAGCCAATCAAGTTCACACATATATACCGCCATCACCAAATATGTCAGCTGACCACTCACCCCACCATCCCTCACGCCAAGTTGTACTCAAGCAGTCAGCCAATCAACTTCACACATATATACCGCCATCACCAAATAGACGAGAGAAACATTTTCCCTTCAGAAGTGACTTCTCATTCCCCCAGCCGCGAGTAATGAAGCCTCTCACAGAAATAGATTCAAGCAAATTTCTTCGCGACCTCAGGCAATTCTTGCTTGGGTACAAATTGAAGAAGCCCCTAGCATTAATCACTTCCAACGACAAGTATGTGGATGTCCTGCTAAACTGGTTAATATCAGCCACAGTTCGCAGTGGGTTACCATTGGAGTCAATTGTTGTTTTTTCACTGGACACAAAAATACATGCCTTGCTTACGAAACGTGGTATACCATCAATACTAACTTTACCAGCAGAACTTCTTAGACAAGACTTCAACTTCAATAAGACATTTGAAGAAATCATGATGGTTCGATTAGCAGTGATGAGAATTGTGAGTCACTTTGGTTTTGATGTTGTCATGTACGACACTGACGCTATCATACTCAAAGACCCACAGCCACTATACAACCGTCTCCATGGTGATGACATTATCGGATCTGTGGGGAGAATCCCCTACGACCTCCTGGCAGAGTGGGGCATAACCATCTGTATCGGTGTTGTCCTTATAAGGAGCTCTCCTGCAATAG aAAACTACTGGAACTCTATGAATGACATCTGTGTAGAATCAGTTGATGATCAAACTAAACTGAACTGTGGATTGAAAGCTCTGAACATTCGATGGGTCAATAACGACACCAGTTTCTATAACACAACTATACAAGGAGCTACCACTGTACAAGGAGCTACCACTGTACAAGGAGCTACCACTGTACAAGGAGCTACCACTGTACAAGGAGCTACCACTAGTAGACTAGTCAATGTTAGTATACTGCAATACGACCTTGTTTGCAGGAAGGACAAATGTGCTGCAAATAAGAGAGCATTGTATTATATATGGCACAAAGGAGGAGACAGATCGCGTAAGAAGAAGCTGGCTGGAGCTAGGGATGGACAGACGTGGTTCCTCAAGCATCAGTGGCAGTTGCTTAGgaacaatctgattggtgtcGAGTGGTTGGAGTCAATCTGTTATCCAGGAGTGACCCACGGATGA